Proteins encoded in a region of the bacterium genome:
- a CDS encoding LptF/LptG family permease yields MSILDKYIAEKFIKYFIISVAAFVLIFLIVDIVENIDKYIDKHAKVGDVALYYIYYIPYIVVLVFPIAALLASTFLGTRLSKNLEIVAFKSLGIPTIRVARAIFVLGIVISAIAFLAAEFVIPSTNRLKAELADKRLYKKFPRRLVFNNLFYVGNDGSIYYFRSFDSYRGVGVDVTIIKFAGGKISERYDIKRLSWVGGSWLVNRGILRKFTKFGEELKELKNYYMYIPERPEDFARKIPKPEELSITKLWKLVNKLSKTGIQPKREATDLWMKIAYPLVNFIVLLWGFPLSARLRKANYFLGFGQSFFIAFIYLAAIRAGQALGYNGDLPPYIAAFIGDAIFGAIGAVIVYMNRD; encoded by the coding sequence ATGTCAATTCTTGATAAATATATAGCAGAAAAATTCATTAAATATTTTATTATTAGCGTTGCGGCTTTTGTGTTGATCTTTTTGATAGTCGATATAGTCGAAAACATAGATAAATATATTGACAAGCATGCAAAAGTTGGTGATGTGGCACTATATTACATATATTATATACCTTATATAGTTGTTCTTGTTTTCCCTATTGCTGCACTGTTAGCGTCGACTTTCCTTGGAACGAGGCTATCAAAAAACCTTGAAATAGTGGCGTTCAAATCGCTTGGAATACCTACGATACGGGTTGCGAGAGCTATTTTTGTTTTGGGTATCGTAATTAGCGCGATTGCTTTTCTTGCCGCAGAATTCGTTATACCTTCGACAAACCGGCTTAAAGCAGAGTTGGCGGATAAAAGATTATATAAGAAATTTCCTCGAAGATTGGTATTTAATAATTTATTTTATGTAGGCAATGATGGTTCTATATATTATTTTAGGAGCTTTGACAGCTATCGAGGTGTAGGTGTAGATGTGACGATAATAAAATTTGCTGGTGGCAAAATTTCAGAACGATATGATATAAAACGCTTAAGCTGGGTTGGCGGAAGCTGGCTTGTTAACAGAGGTATATTAAGAAAATTTACGAAATTCGGCGAGGAGTTAAAAGAGCTGAAAAATTATTATATGTATATACCTGAGCGACCCGAGGATTTCGCGAGAAAAATACCAAAACCTGAGGAGCTAAGCATCACAAAATTGTGGAAACTTGTGAATAAACTTTCAAAAACTGGCATTCAGCCAAAGCGCGAGGCAACAGACCTTTGGATGAAAATAGCCTATCCGCTTGTTAATTTTATCGTTTTACTGTGGGGTTTTCCTCTTTCCGCGCGACTTAGAAAGGCAAACTATTTTCTTGGATTTGGGCAAAGTTTTTTCATAGCTTTTATATATCTTGCTGCTATACGCGCAGGACAGGCGCTTGGATATAACGGTGACCTTCCACCTTATATAGCTGCTTTCATTGGCGACGCTATATTCGGAGCAATAGGAGCAGTAATCGTATATATGAATAGAGATTGA
- a CDS encoding LemA family protein produces MRLVLTILGIVILFVVIIVLIVAALYNKLVKLRNMSDQSWSDIEVQLQRRYDLIPNLVETVKGYAAHEREALENVTKARQQAIEIKGDVRKKAEVENYLTQALRQLFAVAEAYPDLKANQNFLELQNQLSQIEEQIQLARRYYNAVVRDFNNAVQMFPSNIVASIFGFKTRDYFELEEPEARRAPEVKF; encoded by the coding sequence ATGAGGTTGGTATTAACAATTTTGGGGATAGTTATATTGTTCGTTGTAATAATAGTTTTGATTGTTGCGGCATTATATAACAAACTCGTCAAACTGCGTAACATGTCCGATCAATCTTGGAGCGACATAGAGGTTCAGCTTCAAAGGAGATACGACCTTATTCCTAACCTTGTTGAGACTGTTAAGGGATATGCTGCACATGAGCGAGAAGCTCTTGAGAATGTTACAAAAGCGCGCCAACAAGCTATCGAGATTAAAGGCGATGTGCGAAAAAAGGCTGAGGTAGAAAACTATCTTACGCAGGCTCTAAGGCAACTTTTCGCTGTTGCGGAGGCTTATCCCGATTTAAAGGCGAACCAGAATTTCCTTGAATTGCAAAATCAACTTTCGCAAATCGAGGAACAAATTCAGCTTGCGAGAAGATATTACAATGCAGTGGTCCGGGATTTTAACAATGCAGTTCAAATGTTCCCATCAAACATTGTTGCATCAATATTTGGATTCAAAACGCGCGATTACTTTGAGCTTGAGGAACCTGAGGCAAGACGAGCGCCTGAAGTGAAATTCTGA
- a CDS encoding S8 family serine peptidase, translating to MRKSLILTFFILTAIFAQNKIWIFFTDKCLPHDQSLVDSIARMTLSERAIRRREKLNIPFDEHDVPVCKAYIDSIRRLGYNIVNVSRWLNAVSVIPPQRQSISLSSLSFVRKTQPVARFRQKITPIKTMERVSRIRYWGQSMLQAMMVGADIMHQRGYRGRGVLIGMLDSGYKIDVPPFDSLVASGRLVAKYDFVHHDTSVGYDSINGDWDPMGFVHGTMTLSCIAANIPDQIMGIAPEASIALAKTEIVDSVIEPGGVVDYERRIEEDNWVAGIEWLDSIGVDIVTSSLGYTYFTTDGWGYSFSDLDGNTAVTTIAADLAAKKGIAVFNSAGNQRMDFSWGHIVTPADGDSVCAVGAVNGFYQIAAFSSPGPTADGRIKPDLSALGVNAVVWDPFSNSVVFNNGTSFSCPIVAATAALVLQALRDKGFTTHGWELIELMKSTADMADSPNNDYGWGVPKAPVAAGILDAIYILVADSISGQPLTNAVVTVNDDTLFTDGRGRATKYISEEGTYSIKASCDGFLSKTITINHRRGRIHRIAVKLMPFAESDFVICYPNPFRDTLKIIWSWGPSGTRKHAEVKVFSADGEFVRSLETDEGSIVWDGTNSYGRRLKSGVYMLYIKAFGDGSEELKRKIKVVMIR from the coding sequence ATGAGAAAGTCACTAATATTAACATTCTTTATCCTGACTGCCATTTTTGCCCAAAACAAAATCTGGATTTTCTTTACTGACAAATGCCTTCCGCATGACCAATCTTTGGTGGACAGCATAGCAAGAATGACCCTTTCCGAAAGAGCTATAAGAAGACGCGAAAAGCTTAACATTCCATTCGATGAGCACGATGTTCCCGTGTGCAAAGCTTATATCGACTCAATTAGGCGGCTCGGCTACAACATTGTGAATGTCTCACGATGGCTTAACGCAGTATCAGTAATCCCGCCACAGCGACAAAGCATTTCACTTTCATCGCTTTCATTCGTTAGAAAGACTCAGCCTGTCGCCAGATTTCGGCAGAAAATCACGCCAATTAAAACAATGGAAAGAGTATCGCGCATACGATACTGGGGACAATCGATGTTGCAGGCGATGATGGTGGGTGCAGACATAATGCATCAGCGTGGATATAGAGGCAGAGGTGTCCTTATTGGAATGCTCGACTCCGGCTACAAAATAGATGTGCCCCCCTTCGACTCTCTTGTCGCATCTGGTCGGCTTGTCGCAAAATATGATTTTGTCCATCACGACACAAGTGTTGGTTACGACTCCATCAACGGAGATTGGGACCCTATGGGCTTCGTGCACGGCACTATGACGCTATCGTGTATCGCTGCAAATATCCCTGACCAAATCATGGGCATAGCTCCCGAGGCAAGCATAGCGCTGGCAAAAACCGAAATAGTGGACTCAGTTATTGAGCCGGGTGGAGTAGTGGATTACGAGCGGAGAATAGAGGAGGACAACTGGGTTGCAGGGATAGAGTGGCTCGATTCAATAGGTGTTGACATAGTAACCAGCTCCCTCGGATATACATACTTCACCACGGACGGATGGGGCTACAGTTTCTCAGACCTCGACGGAAACACAGCAGTAACAACTATCGCTGCAGACCTTGCTGCAAAAAAGGGCATTGCGGTATTCAACTCGGCGGGGAATCAACGAATGGACTTCTCGTGGGGGCACATTGTAACACCTGCCGACGGCGATTCTGTTTGCGCCGTAGGAGCGGTAAATGGTTTTTATCAAATAGCTGCTTTCTCCTCACCTGGTCCAACCGCTGATGGGCGCATAAAACCTGACCTTTCAGCCTTAGGAGTCAACGCTGTGGTCTGGGACCCATTTTCAAACAGTGTCGTTTTCAACAATGGAACGAGCTTTTCGTGCCCCATAGTAGCTGCCACCGCTGCATTGGTGCTTCAGGCGTTGCGGGACAAAGGTTTTACTACCCACGGGTGGGAGTTAATAGAACTCATGAAGTCAACAGCAGATATGGCGGATTCACCCAACAACGATTACGGTTGGGGTGTCCCCAAAGCTCCGGTAGCCGCAGGAATACTCGATGCTATATACATACTGGTCGCTGACTCAATCTCCGGGCAACCATTAACAAACGCCGTGGTGACAGTAAATGATGACACACTTTTTACTGATGGGCGTGGAAGAGCGACAAAATACATAAGCGAGGAAGGCACCTACAGTATAAAAGCATCCTGTGACGGCTTCCTTTCCAAAACCATAACGATAAACCACAGAAGGGGGAGAATTCACAGGATTGCCGTCAAGCTAATGCCTTTCGCCGAGTCTGATTTCGTCATCTGCTATCCTAATCCATTCCGCGATACGCTTAAAATAATCTGGTCATGGGGACCGTCTGGCACCAGAAAGCACGCTGAAGTCAAAGTATTTTCTGCCGATGGCGAGTTCGTAAGAAGCCTCGAAACGGATGAGGGCTCCATAGTGTGGGACGGGACGAATTCGTATGGCAGGCGGTTAAAAAGCGGAGTGTATATGCTCTACATAAAAGCATTTGGCGATGGCTCTGAAGAATTGAAAAGAAAAATTAAAGTTGTGATGATAAGATAA
- a CDS encoding radical SAM protein yields MPRLNRKILIESEISILPKRQKKWTIRAAAVFPGTYKAGMSNLGFLTLFEKMHDFHQFFPQRFFSDFGPYSLEENEPLSSFSLIAASISYELDYIKFIKMLREGGIKISNEEREDGRLLIIGGAAVTINPYPMLYIADAIFIGEGIEYIEKILTVIAENPPGITPKIEILKNLSNVPGVWVPLLSDSPPRRAISKAWIPPSSKVISSFSSFPNMVLVQIQRGCPYGCPFCATPYNFNPFLNYDIDSILDQLMMWGEMPKRVGLVGSAISDHPQIADIFDKLSNSEVYTSSLRADKLSPELLEKIRASKQKTLTFAPETGSERLKKIIKKFIYPENIVEVAEKTAAKEIKLYYIIGMPDEKINDVKDTIREIKIISKALRKKRVKVSINPFVPKRGTPWESFPMETHESLMEKFKIISDNLKNVDNLKLDINYNRRLRVQWLLSCGGQEISRILIESRTISELAAKARKLGWDV; encoded by the coding sequence ATGCCGCGCTTAAATAGAAAAATCCTTATTGAATCAGAAATTTCTATACTCCCAAAACGGCAAAAGAAGTGGACGATACGAGCTGCAGCTGTATTCCCGGGAACATATAAAGCTGGCATGTCAAATCTCGGGTTTTTAACACTTTTTGAGAAGATGCATGATTTCCACCAATTTTTCCCTCAACGCTTTTTTAGCGACTTTGGTCCTTATTCGCTCGAGGAAAACGAGCCGTTAAGTTCATTTTCATTAATAGCTGCATCTATTTCATATGAGCTTGACTATATTAAATTTATAAAAATGCTTCGCGAAGGTGGTATAAAAATATCAAACGAGGAGCGTGAGGATGGAAGATTGCTGATAATAGGCGGTGCTGCTGTGACAATTAATCCATATCCGATGTTATATATAGCTGATGCGATATTTATTGGCGAAGGCATCGAATATATAGAAAAAATTCTTACCGTAATCGCCGAAAATCCACCCGGTATAACGCCCAAAATAGAGATTTTAAAGAATTTATCGAATGTTCCCGGAGTGTGGGTTCCTCTATTATCAGACTCGCCGCCAAGGAGAGCGATATCAAAAGCGTGGATTCCACCATCTTCGAAAGTTATATCGAGTTTTTCATCTTTCCCCAATATGGTTCTTGTCCAAATACAGCGTGGATGTCCTTATGGCTGTCCGTTTTGCGCAACTCCTTATAATTTCAATCCATTCCTCAATTATGATATAGATTCTATATTAGACCAGCTAATGATGTGGGGAGAAATGCCCAAAAGAGTTGGATTAGTCGGTTCTGCAATATCGGACCATCCCCAAATAGCTGATATATTTGACAAATTATCGAATTCTGAAGTTTATACATCATCACTGAGAGCAGACAAACTTTCCCCGGAGTTGCTTGAAAAAATTCGTGCTTCAAAGCAAAAAACGCTCACTTTTGCCCCGGAAACTGGCTCGGAAAGGCTTAAAAAAATAATAAAAAAGTTTATATATCCAGAGAACATAGTAGAAGTTGCTGAAAAGACAGCTGCCAAAGAAATCAAATTGTATTATATAATTGGCATGCCCGATGAAAAAATCAATGATGTTAAGGACACTATAAGAGAAATAAAAATTATATCGAAGGCTCTCCGCAAAAAAAGAGTAAAAGTTTCGATAAATCCATTTGTCCCGAAGCGCGGAACACCGTGGGAAAGTTTTCCGATGGAAACCCACGAATCTCTAATGGAAAAGTTCAAAATCATAAGCGATAATTTGAAGAATGTTGATAATTTGAAGCTTGATATAAATTACAATCGCAGGCTCAGGGTGCAGTGGTTGCTTTCATGCGGTGGACAGGAGATAAGCAGAATTCTTATTGAGAGCCGCACAATTTCAGAGCTGGCGGCGAAAGCAAGAAAGCTTGGTTGGGATGTATAA
- a CDS encoding DUF4013 domain-containing protein, with translation MEELAVKEALLYTFVSRRWAAKMLTILLLLFVPILGWFVVYGYFAKILKSWSEKKYELPPFSGFFGMFTLGFYLFVIAAIIGIIGFILKSIPFFGYILAFAWGILSFFFTPYMVSCVATTGTLSKETFNTRKIINFVGDNILKLLFLLVLMVVCWVILALIVAPFFIGFGLWLANDSFVAGKYVILVLGILIALLGAIYIAFVKFALIGNIYSQWKEKQ, from the coding sequence TTGGAGGAACTGGCTGTCAAAGAGGCTTTATTATATACTTTTGTTAGCAGAAGATGGGCGGCAAAGATGTTAACGATTCTGCTTCTTTTGTTTGTGCCGATATTGGGTTGGTTTGTCGTTTATGGATATTTTGCAAAAATTTTGAAAAGCTGGTCAGAAAAGAAGTATGAACTTCCACCATTTTCGGGATTTTTCGGCATGTTTACTCTTGGATTTTATCTATTTGTGATTGCTGCTATAATAGGTATAATCGGCTTTATTTTAAAAAGTATACCTTTTTTTGGTTATATTCTTGCTTTTGCGTGGGGTATATTGAGCTTTTTCTTTACGCCGTATATGGTTTCCTGCGTAGCGACTACAGGGACATTGTCAAAGGAGACCTTCAATACACGGAAAATAATCAATTTCGTTGGTGACAATATATTGAAACTTTTATTTCTGCTGGTATTAATGGTCGTTTGCTGGGTAATATTGGCGCTTATAGTAGCACCATTTTTCATAGGTTTTGGTTTATGGCTTGCCAATGATTCTTTTGTGGCGGGTAAATATGTTATTCTCGTATTAGGAATATTGATTGCATTACTTGGTGCTATATATATAGCATTTGTTAAATTCGCTTTAATTGGGAACATATATTCTCAGTGGAAGGAAAAACAATGA